One region of Armatimonadota bacterium genomic DNA includes:
- the gyrB gene encoding DNA topoisomerase (ATP-hydrolyzing) subunit B, producing the protein MARTRVPIQLQGRIEAKSYTAGSIQVLKGLEAVRKRPAMYVGDTGVRGLHHLFVEVVDNAVDEVLAGRCTKIDVVLREDGSLSVEDNGCGIPVDRHPEVKLPGVEVAMTMLHAGSKFGGGGYRVAGGLHGVGVSVVNALSEWLEVEVRRDGKVWRQRFERGKRASELKAVGKATRTGTIVTFKPDAQVFETLEFNPETIAARLRELAYLNPAAKITSTVAATGDKQEFHYKGGIAAYVEHLNRIKDPLHKVARFVGAREDVEAEIALQYNQGFLESIHSYANNIHTVEGGTHLSGFKTALTRAINTYARKAGLLKDKDPNFSGDDAREGLTAVISVKLLNPQFEGQTKTKLGNTDVEGLVSSIVYEGLTTYLEETPTAARRIVDKAITASRAREAARKASELIKRKSALEGTALPGTLWDCSEKDPAKCELFLVEGKSAGGAAKQGRDSHYQAVLPLRGVVLNVERARLDKMLGNEEIATLISALGTGIAPREGNGNEENGDANGEVTSKLDISRLRYHHIIIMADADVDGAHIRTLLLTFFFRYMRPLVERGHLYIALPPLYGVPNGKEMLYAHSEGQLQAILQRLGKQDGAAVQRYKGLAEMSADQLAETAMDPGKRTVRQVTIADAERADELFTILMGDKVEPRKEYIVAHAKEVTDIDLV; encoded by the coding sequence TTGGCGCGAACCCGAGTTCCCATTCAACTGCAGGGCCGTATCGAAGCCAAGAGCTATACGGCGGGTAGCATTCAGGTCCTCAAGGGCCTGGAGGCGGTGCGCAAGCGCCCCGCCATGTACGTCGGCGACACCGGCGTCCGCGGCCTGCACCACCTGTTTGTCGAGGTGGTGGACAACGCCGTGGACGAGGTGCTCGCGGGCCGCTGCACCAAGATTGACGTGGTGCTGCGCGAGGACGGATCGCTCAGCGTCGAGGACAACGGCTGCGGCATCCCGGTGGACCGGCACCCCGAGGTCAAGCTGCCCGGCGTCGAGGTCGCCATGACCATGCTGCACGCGGGCAGCAAGTTCGGGGGCGGCGGTTACCGCGTGGCCGGCGGCTTGCACGGCGTCGGCGTTTCGGTCGTCAATGCCCTCTCGGAGTGGCTCGAGGTCGAGGTGCGCCGCGACGGCAAGGTGTGGCGGCAGCGCTTCGAGCGCGGCAAGCGGGCCAGCGAGCTCAAGGCCGTGGGCAAGGCCACCCGCACCGGCACCATCGTCACCTTCAAGCCCGACGCGCAGGTGTTCGAGACGCTTGAATTCAACCCCGAGACCATCGCCGCCCGCCTGCGGGAGCTCGCCTATCTCAACCCCGCCGCCAAGATCACCTCCACCGTCGCCGCCACCGGCGACAAGCAGGAGTTCCACTACAAGGGCGGCATCGCCGCCTACGTCGAGCACCTCAACCGCATCAAGGATCCGCTGCACAAGGTCGCTCGCTTCGTCGGCGCGCGCGAGGACGTCGAGGCCGAGATCGCTCTCCAGTACAACCAGGGCTTCCTGGAGAGCATCCACTCCTACGCCAACAACATCCACACCGTGGAGGGCGGCACCCACCTCTCGGGCTTCAAGACCGCCCTCACCCGCGCCATCAACACCTACGCGCGCAAGGCCGGCCTGCTCAAGGACAAGGACCCCAACTTCAGCGGTGATGACGCGCGCGAGGGGCTGACCGCGGTCATCAGCGTCAAGCTCCTCAACCCGCAGTTCGAGGGGCAGACCAAGACCAAGCTCGGCAACACCGACGTCGAGGGCCTGGTCAGCTCCATCGTCTATGAGGGGCTGACCACCTATCTGGAGGAGACCCCGACCGCCGCGCGGCGGATCGTGGACAAGGCGATCACCGCCAGCCGCGCGCGGGAGGCGGCGCGCAAGGCGAGCGAACTCATCAAGCGCAAGAGTGCGCTCGAGGGGACGGCCCTGCCAGGGACGCTGTGGGACTGCTCGGAGAAGGACCCGGCGAAGTGCGAACTGTTCCTGGTCGAGGGCAAGTCGGCGGGCGGGGCCGCCAAGCAGGGGCGCGACAGCCACTACCAGGCGGTGCTGCCGCTGCGGGGGGTGGTGCTCAACGTCGAGCGCGCGCGCCTGGACAAGATGCTGGGCAACGAGGAGATCGCGACCCTCATCAGCGCGCTCGGCACCGGCATCGCCCCGCGCGAGGGCAATGGCAACGAGGAGAACGGCGACGCCAACGGCGAGGTCACCAGCAAGCTCGATATCTCCCGGCTGCGCTATCACCACATCATCATCATGGCCGACGCCGACGTGGACGGCGCCCACATCCGCACCCTGCTGCTGACCTTCTTCTTCCGCTACATGCGCCCGCTGGTGGAGCGCGGCCACCTCTACATCGCGCTGCCGCCGCTCTACGGAGTGCCCAACGGCAAGGAGATGCTCTACGCGCATAGCGAGGGGCAACTGCAGGCCATCCTCCAGCGCCTGGGCAAGCAGGACGGAGCGGCGGTGCAGCGCTACAAGGGGCTGGCGGAGATGTCGGCGGACCAGCTCGCCGAGACCGCCATGGACCCCGGCAAGCGCACCGTGCGCCAGGTCACGATCGCGGACGCCGAGCGCGCCGATGAGCTCTTCACCATCCTCATGGGCGACAAGGTCGAGCCGCGCAAGGAGTACATCGTCGCCCACGCCAAGGAAGTGACGGACATTGACCTGGTGTAG
- a CDS encoding isoprenylcysteine carboxylmethyltransferase family protein, whose product MALRDELVKQGDFLFRWRTYVPLLIVPVALAALREGRALEHVVGGRIVPYWRLMSVAVALLGLAIRCVVGGHAPANTSGRNTEQQVAASLNTTGMYSLVRHPLYLGNFLCTLGVALIIQVWWFVVVCCLAFCLYYERIVLAEERFLAQRFGEAFERWASATPCWLPRLSQWRRPSLPFSWETALRREFSGFFLLVASFELVTVLGDGLAHNRWALDTSTRLVLGLGLAAYVVLAVLKRKTGVFHVEGR is encoded by the coding sequence ATGGCACTACGTGATGAGCTGGTCAAACAAGGCGACTTCCTCTTCCGCTGGCGCACCTATGTGCCGCTGCTGATCGTGCCCGTGGCGCTGGCGGCGCTCCGGGAGGGGCGGGCGCTGGAGCACGTGGTGGGTGGCCGGATCGTACCCTACTGGAGGCTGATGTCCGTGGCGGTTGCGCTGCTTGGGCTGGCAATCCGGTGCGTGGTTGGCGGTCATGCTCCCGCCAATACCTCCGGACGGAATACCGAACAGCAGGTGGCGGCGAGCTTGAACACCACCGGCATGTATTCGCTCGTGCGGCACCCGCTGTATCTCGGCAACTTCCTCTGCACGTTGGGCGTCGCGCTGATAATCCAGGTGTGGTGGTTCGTGGTCGTGTGCTGCCTTGCGTTCTGTCTCTACTACGAACGCATCGTCCTCGCGGAAGAGCGATTCCTGGCTCAGCGCTTCGGGGAGGCATTCGAGCGCTGGGCAAGCGCGACGCCGTGTTGGCTGCCGCGGCTGTCGCAGTGGCGACGGCCGTCACTTCCGTTCTCGTGGGAGACCGCGCTGCGCCGGGAGTTCAGCGGTTTCTTCCTGCTCGTGGCGTCGTTCGAGTTGGTGACGGTGCTGGGCGACGGCCTTGCGCATAACCGGTGGGCGCTTGACACGAGTACGAGGCTGGTGCTGGGTCTCGGCCTGGCGGCCTATGTCGTGCTGGCGGTGCTGAAGAGGAAAACCGGGGTTTTCCATGTCGAAGGCCGATAG
- a CDS encoding arylsulfatase, which translates to MTDTRPNILLFTTDQQRGDHIGLAGHPVVETPNLDAFVNRGAYFPNAYTEIPSTTGARRCLLGGQGSYACGLIGYAGEEWHEPNTLAQVLADAGYHCINVGFRNLHPRRKLYGFHTVIPHDLSDGVDDYADWLRQELGPQADERAHGVDANGWLARPWHLEERYHPIVWTTEVTLEQIKKRDPTRPFFAWCSQMRPHSPYDPPQFFWDMYADRDFPPLPVGDWAAKHAGAKPHERAAWRGQLTPEQNQRMRAAYAGLCTHLDYQLGRLLEQMARELGSAVVDRTLIIFTSDHGDMLGDHHLHRKTYAYEGSARIPFVLRYPAGMDLPTGVFEQVVGLQDVMPTVLEAAGVPIPGSVTGQSVLRAIRGGSWREFLHGEHSPCYSLEQAMHYLTDGKEKYVWFPATGEEHFFDLRADRRELRNLAGASSHRRQVAMWRQRLVRLLAERGDGFSDGERLLQRDQRWSAVVAENARPR; encoded by the coding sequence ATGACCGACACCCGCCCCAATATCCTTCTGTTCACCACCGACCAGCAGCGCGGCGACCACATCGGCCTCGCCGGCCACCCCGTGGTCGAAACCCCCAACCTGGACGCCTTCGTCAACCGCGGCGCGTACTTCCCCAACGCCTACACCGAGATCCCCTCCACCACCGGCGCGCGCCGCTGCCTGCTCGGCGGCCAGGGCAGCTACGCCTGCGGTCTCATCGGCTATGCGGGCGAGGAGTGGCACGAACCCAACACGCTGGCGCAGGTGCTCGCTGACGCGGGCTACCACTGCATCAACGTCGGCTTCCGCAACCTGCATCCGCGGCGCAAGCTCTACGGCTTCCACACCGTCATCCCCCACGACCTCAGCGACGGCGTGGACGATTACGCCGACTGGCTGCGGCAGGAGCTGGGGCCGCAAGCGGATGAGCGCGCTCATGGAGTTGACGCCAACGGCTGGCTGGCGCGCCCGTGGCACCTGGAGGAACGCTATCACCCGATCGTGTGGACGACCGAGGTCACGCTGGAGCAGATCAAGAAGCGCGACCCCACGCGCCCGTTCTTTGCGTGGTGCTCACAAATGCGCCCGCACTCGCCCTACGACCCGCCGCAGTTCTTCTGGGATATGTACGCCGACCGCGACTTCCCGCCCCTCCCCGTCGGCGACTGGGCGGCAAAGCACGCGGGCGCGAAGCCGCACGAGCGTGCCGCCTGGCGCGGCCAGCTGACCCCCGAGCAGAACCAGCGCATGCGCGCGGCGTACGCCGGCCTGTGCACGCACCTTGACTACCAGTTGGGGCGCCTGCTGGAGCAGATGGCGCGCGAGCTGGGATCGGCGGTGGTGGACCGCACCCTCATCATCTTCACCTCCGACCACGGCGACATGCTGGGCGATCACCACCTGCACCGCAAGACCTACGCTTACGAGGGGTCGGCGCGCATCCCCTTCGTCCTGCGCTACCCGGCGGGGATGGACCTGCCCACCGGCGTCTTCGAGCAGGTGGTGGGCCTGCAGGACGTGATGCCGACCGTCCTCGAGGCGGCCGGCGTGCCGATACCGGGTTCGGTCACGGGGCAAAGCGTCCTGCGCGCGATTCGCGGCGGGTCGTGGCGCGAGTTCCTGCACGGGGAGCACTCGCCGTGCTACTCGTTGGAGCAGGCCATGCACTACCTGACCGACGGCAAGGAGAAGTACGTGTGGTTTCCCGCCACCGGCGAGGAGCACTTCTTCGATCTGCGCGCGGACCGGCGCGAGCTGCGCAACCTGGCGGGCGCTTCGTCGCACCGCCGGCAGGTGGCGATGTGGCGCCAGCGATTGGTGCGCCTGCTGGCGGAGCGCGGCGACGGCTTCTCCGACGGCGAGCGCCTGCTCCAACGCGACCAGCGGTGGAGCGCGGTGGTGGCGGAAAACGCGCGACCGCGGTGA
- the rpsB gene encoding 30S ribosomal protein S2, with protein sequence MALVSMKELLEAGVHFGHQTRRWNPKMKRYIYGGRNGIYIIDLHQTVRLLEGACNFVREQTAAGGSVLFVGTKKQAQESVSEAATQAGMFSVSQRWLGGMLTNFSTIRRRVERMKELRRMRDDGELELRPKGERARMLEQLAKLERILSGIEGMEQLPAVVCIVDVKKEHIAVLEARRLEIPIVALVDTNCDPDEVDYPIPGNDDAIRAIRLVSSRIAEAALEGAREREALEAKAAADAEAAAAAEPVEAVEETAAEPVSTADLLAAETDSAHLAQETGQPLEAFG encoded by the coding sequence TTGGCGCTAGTTTCGATGAAAGAGCTCCTGGAGGCGGGAGTTCACTTCGGCCACCAGACCCGGCGCTGGAACCCGAAGATGAAGCGGTATATCTACGGGGGACGCAACGGCATCTATATCATAGATCTCCACCAGACGGTGCGGCTGCTGGAGGGCGCGTGCAACTTCGTGCGGGAGCAGACCGCCGCCGGCGGCAGCGTGCTGTTCGTGGGCACCAAGAAGCAGGCCCAGGAGTCGGTGAGCGAGGCGGCGACCCAAGCCGGGATGTTCAGCGTCAGCCAGCGCTGGCTGGGCGGCATGCTGACCAACTTCAGCACCATTCGCCGGCGGGTGGAGCGCATGAAGGAGCTGCGGCGAATGCGCGATGACGGCGAGCTGGAGTTGCGGCCCAAGGGCGAGCGCGCGCGCATGCTGGAGCAGCTCGCCAAGCTCGAGCGCATCCTCTCGGGGATCGAGGGCATGGAGCAACTGCCGGCAGTCGTTTGCATCGTGGACGTCAAGAAGGAACATATCGCCGTACTCGAGGCGCGGCGGTTGGAGATACCGATCGTCGCCCTGGTTGATACCAACTGCGATCCGGACGAAGTGGACTATCCGATCCCCGGCAATGACGACGCGATCCGGGCGATCCGCCTGGTATCATCGCGGATTGCGGAGGCGGCGCTGGAGGGAGCGCGCGAGCGCGAGGCGCTGGAGGCGAAGGCCGCCGCCGACGCGGAAGCCGCCGCCGCCGCCGAACCGGTCGAAGCGGTCGAGGAGACCGCCGCCGAGCCGGTTTCCACAGCCGATCTGCTGGCGGCGGAGACGGACTCCGCTCACCTCGCCCAGGAGACGGGGCAGCCGTTGGAGGCGTTCGGGTAG